The following are encoded in a window of Magnolia sinica isolate HGM2019 chromosome 11, MsV1, whole genome shotgun sequence genomic DNA:
- the LOC131219006 gene encoding protein FAR1-RELATED SEQUENCE 4-like codes for MEMENTECRLAVDVEAFVCEDEAEKNSTMRASIGIEDVELGLGGDEMEEKSPARESIVNKEDAIREPSVGMEFETEQALYLFYKEYARRVGFSVTKRSTRYSKKDNTLIAGLYVCSRQGFKVEKENIVNPRPVTRVGCKAMIKAKRMDSKKWKIFNFVKEHNHELSPGNVYSLRSHKKVPKSQKNVIRKPQASRIETENIVSSMAKQSNGINKSGPIEKQRRNPIEKERRKSLAGEDAQSILKHCMRMHVLNPAFYYAVEVDEEQQPRSVFWVDARSRTAFTYFGDVVTFDTAYLTNRYNVPLALFVGVNHHGQSVLFGCALLADETKESFVWLFKTWLAAMSGRPPKALITDQDRAIKAAITEVFPETHHRLCLWHVLKRVAEKLGYICRVDLTFIDKLHNCVYDSLTIDEFEMRWDNLIKDFNLGQHPWVLSLYKDRQLWVPVYLKDTFFAGMSSSHPHEIIDSFFDAYVSPKTTLKEFINNYEIALENRYKKEVQADLETSHTAPSLRTPSPFEKQAASIYTREIFKKFQVEVFGMSACSISFVQLEGAITTYIVKEWEDIEKLKGKDYRVLWNGSEIRVSCICRLFEFKGFLCRHALVVLLTSGVPKIPSHYILKRWTKEMRNRHVSDECRIEHACVSDPPKTIGERYNDLCQRFIKFAEEGSLSEESYIIVLYELQKAMQKVADANNNIGRLAPPGVKDQLEQGVPSLVNHYSMHDSWQQMGREYFEHIGSCEPVYHIREPYQ; via the exons ATGGAAATGGAAAACACAGAATGTCGTCTGGCGGTGGATGTCGAAGCCTTTGTCTGTGAGGATGAGGCAGAGAAGAACTCTACAATGAGGGCGTCCATTGGAATTGAAGATGTTGAACTTGGCCTGGGTGGGGATGAAATGGAAGAGAAGTCTCCAGCAAGGGAGTCCATTGTAAATAAAGAAGATGCCATTCGAGAGCCGTCTGTGGGAATGGAATTTGAAACTGAGCAAGCATTGTACTTATTTTATAAAGAATATGCTCGGCGTGTTGGCTTCAGCGTCACTAAAAGATCCACGCGCTATTCAAAGAAAGACAACACATTAATTGCTGGCTTGTATGTATGTTCCAGACAAGGTTTCAAAGTTGAAAAGGAAAACATAGTCAATCCACGACCAGTCACAAGGGTAGGCTGTAAAGCAATGATAAAGGCAAAGAGAATGGActccaagaaatggaaaatatttAATTTTGTGAAGGAACATAACCATGAATTGAGTCCAGGGAATGTGTACTCTCTTCGATCACATAAGAAGGTACCCAAATCGCAAAAGAATGTGATTAGAAAACCACAGGCTTCTAGAATAGAAACAGAAAATATAGTTTCTTCGATGGCCAAGCAATCCAATGGAATCAACAAGTCAGGCCCCATAGAAAAACAACGTAGAAATCCAATTGAGAAAGAAAGGCGAAAGTCACTTGCAGGAGAAGATGCACAATCTATTCTTAAGCATTGCATGCGCATGCATGTATTGAATCCAGCTTTCTATTATGCAGTGGAAGTGGACGAGGAACAACAACCAAGAAGTGTTTTTTGGGTTGATGCCAGGTCTAGGACGGCATTTACATACTTTGGTGATGTAGTTACCTTTGACACTGCATACTTAACAAACAGATATAACGTACCATTAGCTCTATTTGTAGGTGTGAACCACCATGGGCAGTCGGTGCTGTTTGGTTGTGCACTCCTTGCAGATGAGACAAAAGAGTCGTTTGTGTGGTTGTTCAAGACATGGCTTGCAGCAATGTCTGGACGACCTCCAAAGGCATTAATCACTGACCAAGATAGGGCTATAAAAGCAGCAATCACAGAGGTTTTTCCAGAAACTCACCATCGCCTTTGCCTATGGCATGTCTTGAAAAGAGTTGCTGAAAAATTGGGTTACATATGTAGAGTTGATCTGACGTTCATTGATAAGTTACATAACTGTGTATATGACTCTTTGACAATTGATGAATTTGAAATGAGATGGGATAACTTGATTAAAGATTTTAACCTTGGGCAACACCCATGGGTTTTGTCATTGTATAAAGATCGACAACTGTGGGTCCCAGTGTATTTGAAGGATACATTTTTTGCAGGGATGTCTTCTTCACATCCACATGAAATTATCGACTCTTTTTTCGATGCATATGTGAGTCCCAAAACCACACTGAAGGAGTTTATAAACAATTATGAGATAGCGCTTGAGAATCGGTACAAGAAGGAAGTCCAAGCAGATTTAGAGACATCCCACACAGCACCCTCATTGAGGACACCGTCACCTTTTGAGAAACAAGCAGCATCTATCTACACTAGAGAAATATTCAAGAAATTCCAAGTTGAGGTTTTTGGAATGTCTGCCTGTTCTATTAGTTTTGTGCAGCTAGAAGGGGCAATCACAACATACATAGTGAAGGAATGGGAAGATATAGAAAAGCTGAAGGGGAAGGATTACAGAGTTTTGTGGAATGGTTCTGAAATAAGAGTTTCTTGTATTTGTCGATTGTTTGAGTTCAAAGGCTTTCTTTGTAGGCATGCGTTGGTTGTCCTCCTAACATCAGGTGTTCCAAAGATCCCATCACATTACATTTTGAAACGTTGGACAAAGGAAATGAGGAATAGACATGTGTCGGATGAGTGTCGTATTGAACATGCATGTGTTAGTGATCCCCCCAAAACTATCGGTGAGCGCTACAACGATCTATGCCAAAGATTCATTAAATTTGCAGAGGAAGGATCATTATCCGAAGAGAGCTACATTATTGTGCTGTATGAACTACAAAAAGCAATGCAGAAAGTTGCAGATGCTAACAATAATATCGGGAGACTCGCACCACCTGGAGTTAAG GATCAGTTGGAGCAGGGAGTACCGAGTCTTGTCAATCATTATAGCATGCATGATTCTTGGCAACAAATG GGACGAGAGTATTTCGAGCATATTGGATCTTGCGAACCGGTATATCACATAAGAGAACCTTACCAATAG